One window of Burkholderia thailandensis E264 genomic DNA carries:
- a CDS encoding Rossmann-like and DUF2520 domain-containing protein, with product MPLSATPRIGFIGAGRLARCVARRFARAGYDVAAIASRSGASAAALAAQIDAERTAHDGALRDAPPAAAPAGRARCAALDLPQAVVDAADLIFVATPDDALGRIAAELRFAPARAGGQALVHCSGASSVDLLDSARAQGAATGGFHPLYLFGGGGADLARIDGCSVTIEADGALKHTLVALAAALGCHPLSIPAGGRMLYHAAANYAASFALCNLAECVELWRTLGFAEDDALRALLPMLAGTVETARDKGLANALAGPVSRGDVGIVERQLALLESRGGDHAAFYALHTRRAVALARRRASPPPSLDALEHALDASLARSLDLARPARDEP from the coding sequence ATGCCCCTTTCCGCTACGCCCCGCATCGGCTTCATCGGCGCCGGCCGCCTGGCGCGCTGCGTCGCCCGCCGCTTCGCGCGCGCCGGGTATGACGTCGCGGCGATCGCGAGCCGCTCGGGCGCGTCCGCCGCCGCGCTCGCGGCGCAAATCGACGCCGAACGAACCGCACACGATGGCGCCCTACGTGACGCCCCGCCGGCCGCCGCGCCCGCCGGCCGCGCGCGCTGCGCCGCGCTCGATTTGCCGCAGGCGGTCGTCGACGCCGCCGACCTGATCTTCGTCGCCACGCCCGACGACGCGCTCGGCCGAATCGCCGCCGAGCTGCGCTTCGCGCCGGCTCGCGCCGGCGGCCAGGCGCTCGTGCATTGCAGCGGCGCGTCGAGCGTCGATCTGCTCGATTCCGCACGCGCGCAAGGCGCGGCGACGGGCGGCTTCCATCCGCTCTACCTGTTCGGCGGCGGCGGCGCCGATCTCGCGCGAATCGACGGCTGCTCGGTGACGATCGAAGCCGACGGCGCGCTGAAGCACACGCTCGTCGCGCTCGCCGCGGCGCTCGGGTGCCATCCTCTGTCGATCCCGGCGGGCGGCCGGATGCTCTATCACGCGGCCGCGAACTATGCGGCGAGCTTCGCGCTCTGCAACCTCGCCGAATGCGTCGAGCTGTGGCGCACGCTCGGCTTCGCCGAGGACGACGCGCTGCGCGCGCTGTTGCCGATGCTCGCCGGCACGGTCGAGACCGCGCGCGACAAGGGGCTCGCGAACGCGCTCGCGGGGCCCGTGTCGCGCGGCGACGTCGGCATCGTCGAGCGGCAGCTCGCGCTGCTCGAATCGCGCGGCGGCGATCACGCGGCGTTCTACGCGCTCCACACTCGCCGCGCGGTCGCGCTCGCGCGCAGGCGCGCGTCGCCGCCCCCGTCGCTCGACGCGCTCGAGCACGCGCTCGACGCATCGCTCGCCCGTTCGCTCGACCTCGCACGCCCCGCCCGCGACGAGCCGTGA
- a CDS encoding threo-3-hydroxy-L-aspartate ammonia-lyase yields MSAQPASDLVLPTFDDVTDAAARLAGVAHRTPVFTSGTADARTGATIFFKCENFQRMGAFKFRGAYNAISHFDAEQRRAGVLTYSSGNHAQAIALAARLAGIHATIVMPHDAPAAKVAATKGYGGEVITYDRYTESREEIGARLAQERGMTLVPPYDHPHVIAGQGTAAKELIDEVGEIDMLVAPLGGGGLIAGTALSAAALSAGCAVIGVEPEAGNDAQQSLERGEVVHIPVPRTIADGAASTHVGAYNFPIIQRLVKRIVTASDAQLVDTMRFFAQRMKMVVEPTGCLGAAAVLDGVLPVAGKRVGVILSGGNVDLARYGEFLRG; encoded by the coding sequence ATGTCTGCTCAACCCGCCTCCGACCTCGTTCTCCCGACCTTCGACGACGTGACCGACGCAGCCGCCCGGCTCGCCGGCGTCGCGCATCGCACGCCCGTTTTCACGTCCGGCACGGCCGACGCGCGCACGGGCGCGACGATCTTCTTCAAATGCGAGAACTTCCAGCGGATGGGCGCGTTCAAGTTTCGCGGCGCGTACAACGCGATTTCGCACTTCGACGCCGAGCAGCGCCGTGCGGGCGTGCTCACGTATTCGTCGGGCAACCATGCGCAGGCGATCGCGCTCGCCGCGCGCCTCGCGGGCATTCACGCGACGATCGTGATGCCGCACGACGCGCCCGCCGCGAAGGTCGCGGCGACGAAGGGCTACGGCGGCGAAGTCATCACCTACGATCGCTACACGGAAAGCCGGGAGGAGATCGGCGCGCGGCTCGCGCAGGAGCGCGGCATGACGCTCGTGCCGCCGTACGACCATCCGCACGTGATCGCCGGGCAGGGGACGGCCGCGAAAGAGTTGATCGACGAAGTCGGCGAGATCGACATGCTCGTCGCGCCGCTCGGCGGCGGCGGGCTGATCGCGGGCACCGCGTTGTCGGCGGCCGCGCTGTCGGCGGGCTGCGCGGTGATCGGCGTCGAGCCGGAGGCGGGCAACGATGCGCAGCAGTCGCTCGAGCGCGGCGAGGTCGTGCACATTCCGGTGCCGCGGACGATCGCGGACGGCGCGGCGTCCACGCACGTCGGTGCATACAACTTTCCGATCATCCAGCGGCTCGTCAAGCGGATCGTCACGGCGAGCGACGCGCAACTCGTCGACACGATGCGTTTCTTCGCGCAGCGGATGAAGATGGTCGTCGAGCCGACCGGCTGTCTCGGCGCGGCGGCAGTGCTCGACGGCGTGCTGCCCGTCGCGGGCAAGCGCGTCGGCGTGATCCTGAGCGGCGGCAACGTCGATCTCGCGCGCTACGGCGAGTTCCTGCGCGGGTGA
- a CDS encoding LysE family transporter, translating to MSFAPTSMLSDGFFLSLSLCLDIGLVNVAMLSLTLSHGFKPGFWLGVGSCVGDLVYAALALAGMAVLLRFEAVRWVVWLGGGAMLLFLTWKMAREALFPEPARDIGDDAPAALARKGTWRNFARGMLLAMSSPSAILWFAAVGGALIAKAGATTPASASVFLSGFFLGGLAWTLFLCTLASQGRKRAGAGLMRACHVVSALLFAYFSYSVIAGGYRDLILNAAA from the coding sequence ATGAGCTTCGCCCCCACGTCGATGTTGTCCGACGGCTTTTTCCTGTCGCTTTCCCTGTGTCTCGACATCGGCCTCGTGAACGTCGCGATGCTGTCGCTCACGCTATCGCACGGATTCAAGCCGGGCTTCTGGCTCGGCGTCGGCTCGTGCGTCGGCGACCTCGTCTATGCGGCGCTCGCGCTCGCCGGCATGGCCGTGCTGCTGCGGTTCGAGGCCGTGCGCTGGGTCGTGTGGCTCGGCGGCGGCGCGATGCTGCTGTTCCTCACGTGGAAGATGGCGCGCGAGGCGCTCTTTCCCGAGCCGGCGCGCGACATCGGCGACGACGCGCCCGCCGCCCTTGCCCGAAAGGGCACGTGGCGCAACTTCGCGCGCGGCATGCTGCTCGCGATGTCGTCGCCGTCGGCGATCCTGTGGTTCGCGGCGGTCGGCGGCGCGTTGATCGCGAAGGCCGGCGCGACGACGCCCGCGAGCGCATCGGTGTTCCTGTCGGGCTTCTTCCTCGGCGGGCTCGCGTGGACGCTCTTTCTCTGCACGCTCGCGAGCCAGGGCCGCAAGCGCGCGGGCGCGGGGCTGATGCGCGCGTGCCACGTCGTGTCGGCGCTGCTTTTTGCTTACTTCTCGTATAGCGTGATCGCCGGCGGTTATCGCGACCTGATTCTGAACGCGGCGGCTTGA
- a CDS encoding UbiD family decarboxylase: MKYKDLRDFIHSLEQRGELRRITQPVSPALEMTELCDRVLRAGGPALLFDAPDGYRFPVLGNLFGTPRRVALGMGVDADDNATLASLRDIGRLLSALKEPDPPKSLKDAGKLLSLAKAVWDMGPKTVSAPPCQEIVWEGDDVDLHKLPIQTCWPGDAGPLLTWGLTVTRGPNKTRQNLGIYRQQLIGRNKLIMRWLAHRGGALDFREFALKHPGQPYPVAVVLGADPATALGAVTPVPDTLSEYQFAGLLRGARTELAKCLTPGVDTLQVPARAEIVLEGFIHPQQGAPAPAPEGAPPRPTAGAAAGYEHALEGPYGDHTGYYNEQEWFPVFTVERITMRRDAIYHSTYTGKPPDEPAVLGVALNEVFVPLLQKQFSEITDFYLPPEGCSYRMAIVQMKKSYAGHAKRVMFGVWSFLRQFMYTKFIVVVDEDVNVRDWKEVIWAITTRVDPARDTVLVENTPIDYLDFASPVAGLGSKMGLDATNKWPGETQREWGRPIEMDAAVKARVDRLWTEIGLS; this comes from the coding sequence ATGAAATACAAAGACTTACGCGATTTCATCCACAGCCTCGAGCAGCGCGGCGAATTGCGACGCATCACGCAGCCCGTGTCGCCCGCCCTCGAAATGACCGAACTCTGCGACCGCGTGCTGCGCGCGGGCGGTCCCGCACTGCTGTTCGATGCGCCGGACGGCTACCGGTTTCCGGTGCTCGGCAACCTGTTCGGCACGCCGCGGCGCGTCGCGCTCGGGATGGGCGTCGACGCCGACGACAACGCGACGCTCGCGTCGCTGCGCGACATCGGCCGCCTGCTGTCCGCGCTCAAGGAGCCCGATCCGCCGAAGAGCCTGAAGGATGCCGGCAAGCTGCTATCGCTCGCGAAGGCCGTGTGGGACATGGGCCCGAAGACGGTGTCCGCGCCGCCGTGCCAGGAGATCGTCTGGGAAGGCGACGACGTCGATCTGCACAAGCTGCCGATCCAGACCTGCTGGCCAGGCGACGCCGGGCCGCTGCTCACGTGGGGCCTGACCGTCACGCGCGGACCGAACAAGACGCGCCAGAATCTCGGCATCTACCGGCAGCAACTGATCGGACGCAACAAACTGATCATGCGCTGGCTCGCGCATCGCGGCGGCGCACTCGACTTCCGCGAATTCGCGCTGAAGCATCCGGGCCAGCCCTATCCCGTCGCCGTCGTGCTCGGCGCCGATCCGGCGACAGCGCTCGGCGCCGTCACGCCCGTGCCCGACACGCTGTCCGAATACCAGTTCGCGGGCCTGCTGCGCGGCGCGCGCACCGAGCTCGCGAAATGCCTGACGCCCGGCGTCGACACGCTGCAGGTGCCGGCGCGCGCGGAAATCGTGCTCGAAGGCTTCATTCACCCGCAGCAAGGCGCGCCCGCGCCGGCGCCCGAGGGCGCGCCGCCAAGGCCGACGGCGGGCGCCGCAGCCGGCTACGAGCATGCGCTCGAAGGCCCGTACGGCGACCACACCGGCTACTACAACGAGCAAGAGTGGTTTCCGGTCTTCACGGTCGAGCGGATCACGATGCGCCGCGACGCGATCTATCACTCGACGTACACCGGCAAGCCGCCCGACGAGCCGGCGGTGCTCGGCGTCGCGCTGAACGAGGTGTTCGTGCCGCTGCTGCAGAAGCAGTTCTCCGAGATCACTGACTTCTATCTGCCGCCCGAGGGATGCAGCTACCGGATGGCGATCGTCCAGATGAAGAAGAGCTACGCGGGCCACGCGAAGCGCGTGATGTTCGGTGTCTGGAGCTTCCTGCGGCAGTTCATGTATACGAAGTTCATCGTCGTCGTCGACGAGGACGTGAACGTGCGCGACTGGAAGGAAGTGATCTGGGCGATCACGACACGCGTCGATCCCGCGCGCGACACGGTGCTCGTCGAGAACACGCCGATCGACTACCTCGATTTCGCGTCGCCCGTCGCCGGCCTCGGCTCGAAGATGGGGCTCGACGCGACCAACAAGTGGCCGGGCGAAACCCAGCGCGAATGGGGCCGGCCGATCGAGATGGACGCCGCCGTGAAAGCGCGCGTCGATCGTCTGTGGACCGAAATCGGCCTGTCGTGA
- a CDS encoding lytic transglycosylase domain-containing protein: MNAWLTWRPNERHAQMLRAVLRRGTRVSHHLFSVVGCCAVAIALALWLLPNVRGTLAAKVMPFVSAAVQAGPARLLSGHPLPTFGPANADEGESLNADATLSATAASADAGATLDATRNGPSPVSLAKLIPTQRVAADARDDRVLASNREQALVATYLARRYRVAQEPVGQLVKAAFQTGRDVGLDPLLILAVMAIESGFNPYAESGVGAQGLMQVMSKVHSDKFEYFGGTDAALQPVVNIQVGALVLKDCIARGGSLAGGLRLYVGATTPDDGGYGAKVIGERDRLRDVARGRKVSIYASQQPAQGAVTVATVSASGATQKRVRATLDGAHPLTIKAAAAPKAPQQDDVSVDSASKHETVAAELGT; this comes from the coding sequence ATGAACGCTTGGTTAACGTGGCGTCCCAATGAGCGGCATGCGCAGATGTTGCGCGCAGTGCTGCGTCGCGGGACGCGTGTCAGTCACCATCTATTCAGCGTGGTCGGTTGCTGTGCGGTAGCGATCGCGCTGGCGCTGTGGCTCCTGCCCAATGTGCGCGGCACGCTTGCGGCGAAAGTGATGCCGTTCGTGTCGGCCGCGGTTCAGGCCGGCCCGGCGCGCCTGCTGAGCGGCCATCCGCTGCCGACATTCGGTCCGGCGAACGCCGACGAGGGCGAGTCGCTCAACGCGGACGCGACGCTTTCGGCGACGGCCGCTTCGGCCGATGCCGGCGCGACGCTCGACGCGACGCGCAACGGCCCGTCGCCCGTGTCGCTCGCGAAGCTCATTCCGACGCAGCGCGTCGCCGCCGACGCGCGCGACGACCGCGTGCTCGCGTCGAACCGTGAGCAGGCGCTCGTCGCCACCTATCTCGCGCGCCGTTATCGTGTCGCGCAGGAGCCCGTCGGCCAGTTGGTCAAGGCGGCGTTCCAGACGGGGCGCGACGTCGGGCTCGACCCGCTCCTGATCCTCGCCGTGATGGCGATCGAATCCGGCTTCAATCCGTATGCCGAAAGTGGCGTCGGGGCGCAGGGGCTGATGCAGGTGATGTCGAAGGTGCATTCGGACAAGTTCGAGTATTTCGGCGGCACCGACGCGGCGCTGCAGCCGGTCGTCAACATCCAGGTCGGCGCGCTCGTGCTGAAGGACTGCATCGCGCGCGGCGGCTCGCTCGCGGGCGGGCTGCGTCTGTACGTCGGCGCGACGACGCCCGATGACGGCGGCTACGGCGCAAAGGTGATCGGCGAACGCGACCGGCTGCGCGATGTCGCGCGCGGCCGCAAGGTGTCGATCTATGCGTCGCAGCAGCCGGCGCAAGGCGCGGTGACGGTGGCGACGGTATCGGCGTCGGGCGCGACGCAAAAGCGCGTGCGCGCGACGCTCGACGGCGCGCATCCGCTGACCATCAAGGCTGCCGCCGCGCCGAAGGCGCCGCAACAGGACGACGTGAGCGTCGACTCGGCGTCGAAGCATGAAACCGTCGCCGCGGAGCTCGGCACCTGA
- a CDS encoding pyridoxal phosphate-dependent aminotransferase, translated as MNTAADSLLRLASRVDAIEPFYVMEIVKEAAVLERAGRDIIHMSIGEPDFTAPEPVVDAAAAALRRGVTQYTSALGIAPLREAIAAHYARAYGLSIGPERIVVTAGASAALLLACLALVGRDDEVLMPDPSYPCNRHFVATAEGRAVLVPSGPEARFQLTADDVRTRWGERTRGVLLASPSNPTGTSLEPAELGRIIDAVRARGGFSIVDEIYQGLSYDGAPVSALSFGDDVVTVNSFSKYFNMTGWRLGWLVVPPALVGTFEKLAQNLFICPSALAQHAALACFEPHTLAIYEARRAEFKRRRDFIVPAIESLGFKVPVMPDGAFYVYAQCGGVAHPAAGDSAALVNAMLHDAGVVLVPGMDFGVHAPRDYIRLSYATAYSRLEEAVERLGKLFGR; from the coding sequence ATGAATACCGCTGCCGATTCGCTCCTGAGGCTCGCGTCGCGCGTCGACGCGATCGAGCCGTTCTACGTGATGGAAATCGTCAAGGAAGCCGCCGTGCTCGAGCGCGCCGGCCGCGACATCATTCATATGAGCATCGGCGAGCCGGATTTCACGGCGCCGGAGCCCGTCGTCGACGCGGCCGCCGCGGCGCTGCGCCGCGGCGTCACGCAATACACGAGCGCGCTCGGCATCGCGCCGCTGCGCGAAGCGATCGCCGCGCACTATGCGCGCGCGTACGGGCTATCGATCGGGCCGGAGCGAATCGTCGTGACGGCGGGCGCTTCGGCCGCACTGCTGCTCGCGTGCCTCGCGCTCGTCGGCCGTGACGACGAAGTGCTGATGCCAGACCCGTCGTATCCGTGCAACCGCCACTTCGTCGCGACGGCCGAAGGCCGCGCGGTGCTCGTGCCGAGCGGCCCTGAAGCCCGCTTCCAACTGACCGCCGACGACGTGAGAACGCGCTGGGGCGAGCGCACGCGCGGCGTGCTGCTCGCGTCGCCGTCGAACCCGACAGGCACGTCGCTCGAGCCCGCCGAACTCGGCCGGATCATCGATGCCGTTCGCGCACGCGGCGGCTTCTCGATCGTCGACGAGATCTACCAGGGCCTGAGCTACGACGGCGCGCCCGTGTCGGCGCTGTCGTTCGGCGACGATGTCGTCACCGTCAACAGCTTCTCGAAGTACTTCAACATGACGGGCTGGCGGCTCGGCTGGCTCGTCGTGCCGCCGGCCCTCGTCGGCACGTTCGAAAAGCTCGCGCAGAATCTGTTCATCTGCCCGTCCGCCCTCGCGCAACACGCGGCGCTCGCGTGCTTCGAGCCGCATACGCTCGCGATCTACGAGGCGCGCCGCGCCGAATTCAAGCGTCGCCGCGATTTCATCGTGCCGGCGATCGAATCGCTCGGCTTCAAGGTGCCCGTGATGCCGGATGGCGCGTTCTATGTATACGCGCAATGCGGCGGCGTCGCGCATCCGGCGGCAGGAGACAGCGCCGCGCTCGTGAACGCGATGCTGCACGATGCGGGCGTCGTGCTCGTGCCGGGGATGGATTTCGGCGTTCATGCGCCGCGCGACTATATTCGACTGTCCTATGCGACCGCGTACTCGCGGCTCGAAGAGGCGGTCGAGCGTCTCGGCAAGCTGTTCGGCCGATAA
- the nusB gene encoding transcription antitermination factor NusB, whose translation MKKSARRQSRELATQGLYQWLLSNAAPGEIDAQLRGALGYDKADKTLLDTILHGVIREHATLAEAISPSLDRPIDQLSPVERAVLLIATYELTHQIETPYRVIINEAVELAKTFGGSDGYKYVNGVLDKLAVKLRPAETQARRGA comes from the coding sequence ATGAAGAAGAGCGCCCGCCGACAATCGCGCGAGCTGGCGACGCAGGGCCTGTATCAGTGGCTGCTGTCGAACGCGGCGCCGGGCGAGATCGACGCGCAATTGCGCGGCGCGCTGGGTTACGACAAGGCCGACAAGACGCTGCTCGACACGATCCTGCATGGCGTGATCCGCGAGCATGCGACGCTTGCCGAAGCGATCTCGCCGAGCCTTGACCGTCCAATCGATCAGCTCTCGCCCGTCGAACGGGCAGTGCTGCTGATCGCGACGTACGAGCTCACGCATCAGATCGAAACGCCGTACCGCGTGATCATCAACGAAGCCGTCGAGCTCGCGAAGACGTTCGGCGGTTCGGACGGCTACAAGTACGTCAACGGCGTGCTCGACAAGCTGGCCGTCAAGCTGCGCCCGGCCGAGACGCAAGCGCGGCGCGGCGCGTAA
- the ribH gene encoding 6,7-dimethyl-8-ribityllumazine synthase translates to MEIGQYQPNLEGDGLRIGIVQSRFNEPVCNGLADACVEELERLGVSGEDVLLVTVPGALEIPLALQKLAESNQFDALIALGAVIRGETYHFELVSNESGAGITRIALDFNTPIANAVLTTETDEQAIARMTEKGRDAARVAVEMANLTMTLDQLSDDEEDEEDEDDEDEEERA, encoded by the coding sequence ATGGAAATCGGACAATATCAACCGAACCTCGAAGGCGATGGCCTGCGTATCGGCATCGTTCAATCGCGCTTCAACGAGCCCGTCTGCAACGGCCTCGCGGACGCATGCGTCGAGGAGCTGGAGCGCCTCGGCGTCTCCGGCGAAGACGTGCTGCTCGTGACCGTCCCGGGTGCGCTCGAAATCCCGCTCGCGCTGCAAAAGCTCGCGGAAAGCAACCAGTTCGACGCGCTGATCGCGCTCGGCGCGGTGATCCGCGGCGAGACGTATCACTTCGAGCTCGTGTCGAACGAGAGCGGCGCGGGCATCACGCGCATCGCGCTCGACTTCAACACGCCGATCGCGAACGCCGTGCTCACGACCGAGACGGACGAGCAGGCGATCGCGCGGATGACCGAAAAGGGCCGCGACGCCGCGCGCGTCGCCGTCGAGATGGCGAACCTCACGATGACGCTCGATCAATTGAGCGACGACGAAGAGGACGAGGAAGACGAGGACGACGAAGACGAAGAGGAGCGCGCATGA
- the ribBA gene encoding bifunctional 3,4-dihydroxy-2-butanone-4-phosphate synthase/GTP cyclohydrolase II — translation MTLASTPDIIAELKAGRMVILVDEEDRENEGDLVLAAEFVTPEAINFMARYGRGLICLTLTQERCKQLNLPLMTYRNGTQYGTAFTVSIEAAEGVTTGISAADRARTIATAVAHDVRPEHIVQPGHVFPIMAQPGGVLVRAGHTEAGCDLTALAGLTPAAVICEIIKDDGTMARLPDLIEFGKEHGLKIGTIADLIHYRSRTESIVERVAERTMQTAHGPFKAVLYRDHPTGSPHIALVRGTPAPHDETPVRVHEPLSVLDLLETGVSTHSWTLDAAMKEIAARELGVVVLLNCGDTKEHLVDVFLAFDEKEKAAELKRRPVDFKTFGIGAQILRDVGVGKMQVLSNPRKLGSMSGYGLEVTGFAPMPGSATSASDAA, via the coding sequence ATGACGCTCGCCTCCACGCCCGACATCATTGCCGAGCTCAAAGCCGGCCGGATGGTGATCCTGGTCGACGAAGAAGACCGCGAAAACGAGGGCGACCTCGTGCTTGCCGCCGAGTTCGTCACGCCGGAAGCGATCAACTTCATGGCCCGCTACGGCCGCGGCCTGATCTGCCTCACGCTCACGCAGGAGCGCTGCAAGCAGCTCAACCTGCCGCTGATGACGTATCGCAACGGCACCCAGTACGGCACCGCGTTCACGGTCAGCATCGAAGCGGCCGAAGGCGTGACGACGGGCATCTCGGCCGCGGACCGCGCGCGCACGATCGCGACCGCGGTCGCGCACGACGTGCGCCCGGAGCACATCGTGCAGCCGGGCCACGTGTTCCCGATCATGGCGCAGCCGGGCGGCGTGCTGGTGCGCGCGGGCCACACCGAGGCGGGCTGCGATCTCACGGCGCTCGCGGGTCTCACGCCCGCCGCCGTGATCTGCGAGATCATCAAGGACGACGGCACGATGGCGCGCCTGCCGGACCTGATCGAATTCGGCAAGGAACACGGCCTGAAGATCGGCACGATCGCCGATCTGATCCACTACCGCAGCCGGACCGAATCGATCGTCGAGCGCGTCGCCGAACGCACGATGCAGACCGCGCACGGCCCGTTCAAGGCAGTGCTGTATCGCGATCACCCGACGGGCTCGCCGCACATCGCGCTCGTGCGCGGCACGCCCGCGCCGCACGACGAGACGCCCGTGCGCGTGCACGAGCCGCTGTCCGTGCTCGACCTGCTCGAAACCGGCGTGTCGACCCATTCGTGGACGCTCGACGCCGCAATGAAGGAAATCGCCGCGCGCGAGCTCGGCGTGGTCGTGCTCCTGAACTGCGGCGACACGAAAGAGCACCTCGTCGACGTGTTCCTCGCGTTCGACGAAAAGGAAAAGGCGGCCGAGCTCAAACGCCGGCCGGTCGATTTCAAGACGTTCGGCATCGGCGCGCAAATCCTGCGCGACGTCGGTGTCGGCAAGATGCAGGTGCTGTCGAATCCGCGCAAGCTCGGCAGCATGTCGGGCTACGGCCTCGAAGTCACCGGCTTCGCGCCGATGCCGGGGAGCGCAACGTCCGCGTCCGACGCCGCATAA